The DNA segment CTCCTTTCCTCACCGCACCATCACCCGCACCCCCGGAGGGGCTTTCATGAACACCCCTGTCGTACCCAAGAGCAGGACCGCCGCCAAGGTGCTCTGCGCGCTGGCGTGCCTCGGCTCCTTCTCCGCCGCCGGCCTCAACCCCGCCGCGCCCACGGCGCTGGCGGCGCAGGCCACCGGCCAGATCAGCGGCACCGTGACCGCCGAGGGCGGCCGCGCCCTCCCCGGCGCCACCGTGGAGGTGGTCGGCACCGGCCGGCGCACCGTCACCGGGCCCGACGGCAGCTTCACCCTCACCGGCATCGCGCCGGGGAGCCACACCCTGCGCGTGACGGCGCTGGGCCATGCCGCGCGCACGCAGACGGTCACGGTGAGCGCCAACACCCCCGCCACCGTCAACATCTCCCTCGCCGCGCAGGCGGTGGGGCTGGAGGGGCTGGTGGCGGTGGGCTACACGCAGCAGCGCCGCACCACGGTGAGCGACGCCGTGTCCGAGGTTTCCGCCGCCACGCTGCGCGACCGCCAGACGGCCACGCTCGAAGAGGCGCTGCGTGGACGCGTGGCGGGCGTCACCATCGCGTCGTCCGGCCAGCCGGGGCGCGAATCGCAGGTGATCGTGCGCGGCCAGAACTTCCTGGGCAACGTCTCGCCGCTGTACGTGGTGGACGGGATGTACACGCGGCAGAACCCCAACCTGAACCCGCGCGACATCGAGTCCGTGCAGGTGCTCAAGGACGCGTCGGCGGCGGCGCAGTACGGCGCGCAGTCGGCCAACGGGGTGATCGTCATCACCACCCGCCGCGGCCGCGCCGGCACGCCCCGGGTGTCGGTCAACTCGTACTACGGCTACCAGGAGGTCCCGCGCCGCATCGAGTTCGTGAGCGGCGCGCGCTGGAGCGAGATCAACAACATGTCGCGCGTGAACGCGGGGCTGCCCGCGGACAACACCGCCATCCGCAGCAACACGGACTGGCAGGACGCCGTCTTCCAGCAGGGCGCCGTGCAGGACTACAACGCCAACGTCAGCGGCGGCGGCGACAACTCCAGCTACCTGATCGGCGGCGGCTACTTCAACCAGAAGGGCACCATCATCGAGACCGACTTCGAGCGGTTCTCGTTCAGGGTGAACTCCGAGGCGCGGGGCCGCCGCTGGCGCGTGGGGCAGAACGCCACGCTCGCCCGCAGCACGCGCAACAACCTGGTGGGCTTCCCCCTGGTGGACGTGGTGCGCCTGCAGCCGGGGATCCCGGTGCGCGACCCCAGCAACGCGAGCGGCTACGGCTACGGCTCGGGCGGCGGGGCGCTGGCAACATTCGGCACCAACCCCGTGGGCGCCTTCGAGCGCGAGGACAACCGCGACATCAGCAACCGCGTGCTGGGCAACGTCTTCGGCGAGTACTCGTTCCTCCCCTGGCTGCGCTACCGCGTCAACCTGGGCGTGGACTACGAGGACCTGAACTACCGCCAGTTCGTGCGGCAGCAGCAGATCCGCCAGAACACGGTGCCCACCTTCAACGAGGGTACGGACCGGCGCGACAACAACATGGTGCTGCTGATGGAGCACCTGCTGAACTCCGAGGCCACTCGCGGCGAGCACTCCATCAGCGCGGTGGCGGGCGTGAGCAACCAGTCCGGCCGGTTCGAGCGGCTGGAGGCGTACCGCCGCGGCTTCGCCAACGAGAACATCACCTCCATCGACGCGGGCACGAGCAACTTCAACAACCGCGGCTTCGAGATCCCGAGCGGGCTGCTGGGGCTGCTGGCCCGCGCCAACTACTCGTACGCGGACCGCTACCTCCTTACCGGCACGGTGCGCCGCGACGGCTCGTCGCGCTTCGGGCCGGGGAACAAGTACGGCACCTTCCTTTCCGGCTCGGCCGGGTGGGTGGTGAGCGACGAGAGCTTCTACGAGGGGCTGCCGGTGCTGGGTAGCTCGGTGCCCACCCTGAAGCTGCGCGCCAGCTACGGCTCGCTGGGCAACCAGGACATCGGCGACTTCCAGTACGCGGCGTCGGTGATCTCCAACCAGAGCTACCTGTTCGGCGGCTCCATCGCGTCGGGCGCCACGCAGCTGCGGCTGGCCAACCCGGACATCCGCTGGCAGGACCAGACGCAGACCAACTTCGGCATCGACCTGGGGCTGCTGGACGACCGGCTGCTGCTGACGGCCGACTACTACGTCTCCAAGTCCGACGGGCTGCTGGTGAACGCGCCGCTGCCGTGGAGCCTGGGCACGGCCTTCAACGACGCCACCGCGGCCCCCACGGTGAACGCGGGGAGCATCCGCAACCGGGGCTTCGAGCTGGGCGCCGAGTACCGCATCACCCGCGGCGACCTGCAGCTCAACACCAGCGCCAACATCACCACCATCAACAACAAGGTGACGGCGCTGGGGAACGGCGGGCAGCCGATCTTCGCCGGCTTCAGCAACGTGTCGCGCACGGCGGTGGGCGGCAGCATCGGCGAGTTCTTCGTGCTCAAGACGGACGGCATCTTCCAGAGCGACGCCGAGGTGCAGGGCTACAAGAACTCCACCGGACGCGTGGTGCAGCCGAACGCCAAGGCCGGCGACGTCCGCTACGCCGACCTGAACGACGACGGCGTGATCAACGACGACGACCGCTACGTGGCCGGGAGCCCCATCCCCGACTTCGAGGGCGGGCTGTCGCTGAACGCCACCTACCGCCGCTTCAACGTGGGGCTGGCCATGCGCGGCTCGCACGGGGCCGAGGTGTTCAACGTGGCGCGCTTCTGGACGGACCGGCTGGACGAGAACTCCAACTACCGGGCCGACCTGGACCCGTGGACGCCCACCAACACGAGCGCCCGCGACCCGCGCGCCGTCTTCGGCGCCGCCGGGGCGGACAACGCGCGCAGCAACACGGACCGCTGGATCGAGGACGGTTCGTACCTGCGCATCCAGAACCTGGTGCTGGGGTACGCGCTCCCCACCCGCTTCACCCGCCGCTTCGGGGTGGACCGCGAGGGATCGCGCATCTTCCTCAACATCCAGAACCTGCACACCTTTACGGGCTTCTCCAACTGGGACCCGGAGATCAACGCCGGCAACGCCCTCACGCGCGGGATCGACGACGGGACGATCTATCCCAACCCGCGGTCGGTCACCCTCGGCATCGACCTGAACCTGTGATGCGCACCCCAACGAAGGCCACCCGAGCCATGACAAAGATCAGCCGGACGGCATCGGCGCTGGTCCTGGGAGCCACCATGCTCGCGGGATGCGCCGACCTGACCCAGACCGACCCCAACCAGCAGACCACCGACAGCTTCTGGAAGACGCAGCAGGACGCGCAGCTGGGGATCAACGCCGCCTACCGCGGCCTGCAGGAGAACGGCACCTACGGCCGCTGGCTGCAGTTCGCCTACGACATCCGCTCGGACATCGGCTTCAGCCGCAGCCCCTGGGGCGACCTGGCGAACTTCACCAAGTCGGTGCTGGGGAGCTACGACTTCGAAGTGAACCGGGAGATCTGGCAGCACCACTACCAGACGATCTTCCGCGCCAACCAGGTGATCGCCAACGTCCCCGGCATCCAGATGGACGCCGCCGTGCGCGACCGCATCGTGGGCGAGGCGAAGTTCCTGCGCGCGCTGATGTACTTCAACCTGATCAGCCTGTACGGCAACGTGCCGATGGTGCTGGAGCCGGCCGTGCCCACCGACCGTCCCGCGCAGGCCACGCCGGAGCAGGCGTGGGCGCAGGTGGAAAAGGACCTGACCGAGGCCCGCGCCGTGCTCCCGGCATCGTACCCGGCCAGCGAGGCGGGGCGGGCCACGAGCGGCGCCGCACTGGCGCTCCTGGGCCGCGCACAGCTCCAGCAGGCCAAGTGGGGGGCGGCCGCGCAGAGCTTCGCGCAGGTGATCCCCAGCTACCAGCTGCTGGGCAACTACGGCGACAACTTCCTGGACGCCAACGACAACAACCGCGAAACCATCTTCGAGGTGCAGTTCGGCGGCCCCGAAGTGCTGGCCGCGGGGAGCCGCGGGCAGAACATCATCAAGATGATGGGGCCCTGCGGCGTGGGCTTCTGCGACGGCGAGCCGACGCGCTGGTACTTCGACCAGCTCCGCTCGGAAACCACCACCACGGGCGCCGCGGACCCGCGGCTGGACGCAACGCTCTTCTACAACAAGCCGGGCGGGATGGACGTGTACGGCACCCCGTACGCCACCCGCTACCCGGACCGGCCGAACGACGCCTTCTGGAAGAAGTACGGCGAGTACCAGAAGCGCGAGCAGGACTGGGACAACCCGATCAACGTCAAGGTGCTGCGGCTGGGCGGGGTGCTGCTGATGCACGCCGACGCGCTCAACGAGAACGGGCAGACGCCGGCGGCCAAGCCGTTCGTGGACCAGGTGCGCGCGCGCGCCGGGCTGGCGCCGCTCCCCAACAACCTGTCGCAGGCCCAGATGCGCGACCGCATCGAGGCCGAGATCCTGAAGGAGATGGGGCTGGAGAACGAGCGCTTCCTCTGGCTCAAGCGGCACGGCTGGCTGACGGACGCGGGGAGGATCAACATCCTGAAGACGCACGACCCGGACTTCAACCTGTTCGAGCCGTTCCGGGCGGTGCTCCCCATTCCGGCGACGGAGACCAACCTGAACCCCAACGTCCACCAGAACACGGGCTGGTGACGCGGGGCGCTGGCTGACT comes from the Longimicrobium sp. genome and includes:
- a CDS encoding SusC/RagA family TonB-linked outer membrane protein; its protein translation is MNTPVVPKSRTAAKVLCALACLGSFSAAGLNPAAPTALAAQATGQISGTVTAEGGRALPGATVEVVGTGRRTVTGPDGSFTLTGIAPGSHTLRVTALGHAARTQTVTVSANTPATVNISLAAQAVGLEGLVAVGYTQQRRTTVSDAVSEVSAATLRDRQTATLEEALRGRVAGVTIASSGQPGRESQVIVRGQNFLGNVSPLYVVDGMYTRQNPNLNPRDIESVQVLKDASAAAQYGAQSANGVIVITTRRGRAGTPRVSVNSYYGYQEVPRRIEFVSGARWSEINNMSRVNAGLPADNTAIRSNTDWQDAVFQQGAVQDYNANVSGGGDNSSYLIGGGYFNQKGTIIETDFERFSFRVNSEARGRRWRVGQNATLARSTRNNLVGFPLVDVVRLQPGIPVRDPSNASGYGYGSGGGALATFGTNPVGAFEREDNRDISNRVLGNVFGEYSFLPWLRYRVNLGVDYEDLNYRQFVRQQQIRQNTVPTFNEGTDRRDNNMVLLMEHLLNSEATRGEHSISAVAGVSNQSGRFERLEAYRRGFANENITSIDAGTSNFNNRGFEIPSGLLGLLARANYSYADRYLLTGTVRRDGSSRFGPGNKYGTFLSGSAGWVVSDESFYEGLPVLGSSVPTLKLRASYGSLGNQDIGDFQYAASVISNQSYLFGGSIASGATQLRLANPDIRWQDQTQTNFGIDLGLLDDRLLLTADYYVSKSDGLLVNAPLPWSLGTAFNDATAAPTVNAGSIRNRGFELGAEYRITRGDLQLNTSANITTINNKVTALGNGGQPIFAGFSNVSRTAVGGSIGEFFVLKTDGIFQSDAEVQGYKNSTGRVVQPNAKAGDVRYADLNDDGVINDDDRYVAGSPIPDFEGGLSLNATYRRFNVGLAMRGSHGAEVFNVARFWTDRLDENSNYRADLDPWTPTNTSARDPRAVFGAAGADNARSNTDRWIEDGSYLRIQNLVLGYALPTRFTRRFGVDREGSRIFLNIQNLHTFTGFSNWDPEINAGNALTRGIDDGTIYPNPRSVTLGIDLNL
- a CDS encoding RagB/SusD family nutrient uptake outer membrane protein, which encodes MTKISRTASALVLGATMLAGCADLTQTDPNQQTTDSFWKTQQDAQLGINAAYRGLQENGTYGRWLQFAYDIRSDIGFSRSPWGDLANFTKSVLGSYDFEVNREIWQHHYQTIFRANQVIANVPGIQMDAAVRDRIVGEAKFLRALMYFNLISLYGNVPMVLEPAVPTDRPAQATPEQAWAQVEKDLTEARAVLPASYPASEAGRATSGAALALLGRAQLQQAKWGAAAQSFAQVIPSYQLLGNYGDNFLDANDNNRETIFEVQFGGPEVLAAGSRGQNIIKMMGPCGVGFCDGEPTRWYFDQLRSETTTTGAADPRLDATLFYNKPGGMDVYGTPYATRYPDRPNDAFWKKYGEYQKREQDWDNPINVKVLRLGGVLLMHADALNENGQTPAAKPFVDQVRARAGLAPLPNNLSQAQMRDRIEAEILKEMGLENERFLWLKRHGWLTDAGRINILKTHDPDFNLFEPFRAVLPIPATETNLNPNVHQNTGW